Proteins encoded in a region of the Bacillus methanolicus genome:
- a CDS encoding ISL3 family transposase, whose amino-acid sequence MFFVSLDLPEFEVVKQVFLEDCNLLHVEKNTMEERCTFCGFFTSNVHDWRTRKVRDLSILGKPLFLFVRVNRYRCHNCNEVFSQTFESISPKKHQTNRYREYLYQMCNGSTIQEVSRKEKVPYTTVERIFYSIAKEKEMEHLEHLDSALENNELVLSLDEVAVRKGHRYETVLMDAQSGSVLGMEHQRSYDSTLTLLSKEILANKCVQTVVMDMWDPFHKAVKSVFPEACIVIDKYHVVQKVTQALDQVRKNIPGLKKERFKLLKGSEKLTANEKQQLDEMLEEHLELSYAYFLKELFREVYQAPDFDTADSLLEEWIQLAWSSPFPSFHQVAKTLENWKAQILQYFLTPFTNGRIEGTNNKIKNIKRRAFGFRNLDRFRLRVFLECTGKTYKNQAA is encoded by the coding sequence GTGTTTTTTGTATCACTAGATTTGCCAGAATTTGAAGTTGTTAAACAAGTATTTCTTGAAGATTGCAATCTGTTACATGTTGAGAAAAATACGATGGAAGAACGTTGTACTTTTTGCGGCTTTTTTACCAGTAATGTCCACGACTGGCGGACAAGAAAAGTTCGTGATCTATCTATATTAGGCAAACCCCTTTTCTTATTTGTCAGAGTGAACAGATACCGTTGTCACAACTGTAATGAGGTATTTTCCCAAACATTTGAATCGATTAGCCCTAAAAAACATCAGACCAATCGATACAGAGAATATCTGTATCAAATGTGCAATGGATCCACTATTCAAGAAGTAAGTCGAAAGGAAAAAGTTCCTTATACGACAGTAGAAAGAATTTTTTATTCCATCGCTAAAGAAAAAGAAATGGAGCATTTAGAACATCTTGATAGTGCTTTAGAAAACAATGAACTAGTCCTTAGCCTTGATGAAGTCGCTGTTCGAAAGGGTCACCGATATGAAACCGTTCTAATGGATGCCCAATCCGGCAGTGTTCTTGGTATGGAACATCAACGTAGTTATGATTCTACTCTAACCTTACTCTCCAAGGAGATCCTGGCTAATAAGTGTGTTCAAACCGTTGTCATGGATATGTGGGATCCCTTTCATAAAGCTGTTAAATCCGTATTTCCAGAGGCCTGTATCGTCATTGATAAGTATCATGTAGTGCAAAAAGTTACCCAAGCACTTGATCAAGTAAGGAAGAATATTCCTGGCCTGAAAAAAGAACGGTTTAAGCTCTTGAAAGGTTCTGAAAAGCTAACGGCTAATGAAAAACAACAATTAGACGAAATGCTCGAAGAGCACCTAGAGTTGTCATATGCCTATTTTCTAAAAGAGCTATTTAGAGAAGTTTACCAAGCACCGGACTTTGATACAGCTGATTCACTCTTGGAAGAATGGATCCAACTTGCATGGAGCAGCCCATTTCCGTCATTCCATCAAGTAGCCAAGACCTTAGAAAATTGGAAAGCACAAATTTTGCAATACTTTCTTACACCCTTTACAAATGGCCGGATTGAAGGCACAAACAATAAAATCAAGAATATCAAAAGACGTGCATTTGGTTTTAGGAATTTAGACAGATTTAGACTCCGTGTATTTTTAGAATGTACAGGTAAAACTTATAAAAATCAGGCTGCCTGA
- a CDS encoding C40 family peptidase, which produces MRKQLLTVATAAGFLFASFNGTASAHEKIHSVQNGESLWKISKKYNVTVNDLQKWNHLSGSSIYPGQKLTLLAPHSHSIGTASKSSTVSYTVKSGESLWTIARKFGMTVSVLKRLNSLSRDTIYPGQKLVVKGSAVDSVSDSKVNSLITEAKKYIGVPYAWGGSTPSGFDCSGYLYYVYKKIGISIPRTVASIWDATKKVSSPRVGDIVFFQTSNNGPSHAGIYLGNNKFIHCGSSTGVTISDMNSSYWKPRYIGAKTAF; this is translated from the coding sequence TTGAGAAAACAACTGTTGACGGTTGCAACAGCTGCCGGTTTCCTGTTTGCATCTTTTAACGGAACTGCTAGCGCACATGAAAAAATACATTCTGTCCAAAACGGTGAATCGCTTTGGAAAATTTCAAAAAAATATAACGTCACAGTGAATGATCTTCAAAAATGGAACCATCTTTCCGGTTCATCAATCTATCCAGGTCAAAAGCTGACTTTATTGGCTCCGCATAGCCATTCAATCGGAACTGCATCAAAAAGCAGCACGGTTTCCTATACGGTAAAATCCGGGGAAAGCTTATGGACAATTGCCAGAAAATTCGGGATGACTGTTAGTGTGCTAAAAAGATTAAACAGTTTAAGCCGTGATACCATCTATCCAGGTCAAAAACTGGTGGTAAAAGGAAGTGCAGTTGATTCAGTTTCAGATTCAAAAGTTAACTCTCTGATTACAGAAGCAAAAAAATATATCGGTGTTCCATATGCATGGGGAGGCAGCACACCTTCCGGCTTTGACTGCAGCGGTTACTTATATTATGTATATAAAAAAATTGGCATTTCAATTCCGAGAACAGTTGCGTCTATTTGGGATGCAACCAAAAAAGTATCATCTCCAAGAGTTGGAGATATCGTATTCTTCCAAACTAGTAATAATGGACCTTCTCATGCCGGAATCTACCTCGGAAACAATAAGTTTATTCATTGTGGTTCTTCAACAGGAGTAACCATAAGCGATATGAATTCATCATATTGGAAACCGCGTTATATTGGCGCGAAAACAGCATTTTAA